In Pseudomonas sp. ADAK18, a single window of DNA contains:
- a CDS encoding tripartite tricarboxylate transporter substrate binding protein — protein sequence MTLSLRKFALAAGCMLFAGQLLAAGEPKRPECIAPASPGGGFDLTCKLAQSALVNEKLLSKPMRVTYMPGGVGAVAYNAVVAQRPADAGTLVAWSSGSLLNLAQGKFGRFDESAVRWLAAVGTSYGAIAVKNDSPYKNLDDLVQALKKDPSKVVIGSGGTVGSQDWMQTALIAKAAGINPRDLRYVALEGGGEIATALLGGHIQVGSTDISDSMPHILSGDMRLLAVFSEERLDEPEMKNIPTAKEQGYDIVWPVVRGFYLGPKVSDEDYAWWKAAFDKLLASEDFAKLRDQRELFPFAMTGPELDTYVKKQVADYKVLAKEFGLIQ from the coding sequence ATGACCCTTTCACTGCGTAAATTTGCCCTGGCCGCCGGCTGCATGTTGTTCGCCGGCCAACTGCTGGCCGCCGGCGAGCCCAAGCGCCCGGAATGCATCGCCCCGGCCTCGCCAGGCGGTGGTTTTGACCTGACCTGCAAACTGGCGCAAAGCGCGCTGGTCAACGAAAAACTGCTGAGCAAGCCGATGCGCGTGACCTACATGCCTGGCGGCGTGGGTGCAGTGGCCTACAACGCCGTGGTGGCTCAGCGTCCAGCCGACGCTGGCACGTTGGTGGCCTGGTCCAGCGGTTCGCTGCTGAACCTGGCCCAGGGCAAGTTCGGTCGCTTCGACGAAAGCGCCGTGCGCTGGCTGGCGGCGGTAGGCACCAGCTACGGTGCCATCGCAGTGAAAAACGACTCGCCCTACAAGAACCTCGACGATCTGGTCCAGGCGCTGAAGAAAGATCCGAGCAAAGTGGTCATCGGTTCCGGCGGCACCGTCGGTAGCCAGGACTGGATGCAAACCGCGCTGATCGCCAAGGCCGCCGGGATCAACCCGCGGGACCTGCGTTACGTGGCACTGGAAGGCGGCGGTGAAATCGCCACTGCACTGCTCGGCGGCCATATCCAAGTGGGCAGTACCGATATCTCCGACTCCATGCCGCACATCCTCAGCGGTGACATGCGCCTGCTGGCGGTGTTCTCCGAGGAACGCCTGGACGAGCCGGAAATGAAGAACATTCCGACCGCCAAGGAACAAGGCTACGACATCGTCTGGCCGGTAGTCCGTGGCTTCTACCTCGGGCCAAAAGTCAGCGACGAAGACTACGCCTGGTGGAAAGCTGCCTTCGACAAACTGCTGGCGTCCGAAGACTTCGCCAAGCTGCGTGACCAGCGCGAGCTGTTCCCGTTTGCTATGACCGGCCCAGAGCTGGACACCTACGTGAAGAAACAGGTGGCTGACTACAAAGTGCTGGCCAAAGAGTTCGGCCTGATCCAGTAA
- a CDS encoding OprD family porin yields the protein MLSSQPQACPPVRFSRLTQTALASAAALAGFSPLGQAAFFEDSSATLETRNMYFNRDFRDGTSAQQSKRDEWAQGFMLNLQSGYTDGTVGFGVDALGMLGVKLDSSPDRTGTGLLPTHDDGRAANQYSKLGVTGKMKISATELKIGSLIPELPILKPNDGRILPQTFNGGLLTSKEFKNLVFTGGRLDKAKDRDDSNYEDIALNNKNSRFVSGATGKHFNFGGVDYKFADKITGSYHFAQLDDVYRQHFLGLVASRPVGPGTFAADLRLAISDDTGSARGGNIDNKSLNGIFSYALNGHKLSAGYQHMSGDSAFPYVDGSDPYLVNFVQINDFAGAEERSWQARYDYDFAKLGIPGLSFMSRYLSGDNIKLKNGETGKEWERNSEIKYVVQSGTFKDVAVRLRNATYRSNYSARDADEVRLLVSYSVALW from the coding sequence ATGCTGTCCTCACAGCCACAGGCTTGCCCGCCTGTTCGTTTTTCTCGCCTGACCCAGACCGCCCTCGCCAGTGCCGCCGCCCTTGCCGGTTTTTCACCGCTTGGCCAAGCCGCCTTCTTTGAAGACAGCAGCGCGACCCTCGAAACCCGTAACATGTACTTCAACCGCGACTTTCGCGACGGCACCAGCGCGCAGCAATCCAAACGTGACGAGTGGGCCCAAGGCTTCATGCTCAACCTGCAATCGGGCTACACCGACGGTACCGTCGGCTTTGGCGTCGATGCGCTGGGCATGCTCGGGGTCAAGCTCGATTCCAGCCCCGACCGCACCGGCACTGGCCTGCTGCCCACCCACGATGACGGGCGCGCGGCCAATCAGTACTCCAAGCTGGGCGTCACCGGCAAGATGAAGATCTCCGCCACCGAGCTGAAAATCGGCTCGCTGATCCCCGAACTGCCGATCCTCAAGCCCAACGATGGCCGTATCCTGCCGCAGACCTTCAACGGTGGCCTGCTGACCTCCAAGGAGTTCAAGAACCTGGTGTTCACCGGCGGCCGCCTGGACAAGGCCAAGGACCGTGACGACAGCAACTACGAAGACATCGCCCTCAACAATAAGAACAGCCGTTTCGTCAGCGGTGCCACCGGCAAGCATTTCAACTTTGGCGGTGTGGACTACAAGTTCGCCGACAAGATCACCGGCAGCTACCACTTCGCTCAGCTCGACGACGTGTACCGCCAGCACTTCCTCGGCCTCGTAGCTTCACGCCCCGTGGGCCCAGGCACATTCGCCGCCGACCTGCGCCTGGCCATCAGCGATGACACCGGCAGCGCGCGCGGCGGCAATATTGATAACAAATCCCTCAACGGCATCTTCAGCTATGCCCTCAATGGCCATAAGCTCAGCGCCGGCTACCAGCACATGTCCGGTGACAGCGCTTTCCCGTACGTGGATGGCAGCGACCCGTACCTGGTCAACTTCGTGCAGATCAACGACTTTGCCGGCGCCGAAGAACGCTCCTGGCAAGCCCGCTACGACTACGACTTCGCCAAACTGGGGATTCCCGGCCTGAGTTTCATGAGCCGTTACCTGTCCGGCGACAACATCAAGCTCAAGAACGGCGAGACCGGCAAAGAGTGGGAACGCAACAGCGAGATCAAGTACGTGGTGCAAAGCGGCACGTTCAAGGATGTGGCCGTGCGCCTGCGTAACGCCACGTACCGCTCCAACTATTCGGCCCGTGATGCGGATGAAGTGCGCTTGCTGGTCAGTTACAGCGTCGCACTGTGGTAG
- a CDS encoding response regulator, with translation MRVLLVEDHLQLAESVAQALKSTGLTVDVLHDGVAADLALSSEEYAVAILDVGLPRMDGFEVLARLRARGKNLPVLMLTARSDVKDRVHGLNLGADDYLAKPFELTELEARVKALLRRSVLGGERQQACGVLVYDLDTRRFTLGSELLTLTSREQAVLEALIARPGRVMSKEQLASQVFGLDEEASPDAIEIYVHRLRKKLDGQPVAIVTFRGLGYLLEARDA, from the coding sequence ATGCGTGTCCTTCTGGTCGAAGACCATTTGCAGCTAGCCGAAAGTGTCGCCCAGGCGCTCAAGAGCACGGGTTTGACCGTCGATGTGCTGCACGATGGGGTAGCGGCGGACCTGGCCTTGAGCAGCGAGGAATATGCGGTGGCAATCCTCGATGTGGGTCTACCGCGCATGGACGGTTTTGAGGTGCTGGCGCGTTTGCGGGCCCGTGGGAAAAATCTTCCGGTGTTGATGTTGACGGCCCGCAGTGATGTGAAGGACCGGGTTCATGGCCTGAATCTGGGCGCTGACGACTACCTGGCCAAGCCCTTCGAACTCACCGAGCTGGAAGCCCGGGTCAAGGCGTTGCTGCGCCGTAGCGTGCTGGGCGGCGAACGACAGCAAGCATGCGGGGTTTTGGTTTATGACCTGGATACACGGCGCTTTACCTTGGGCAGTGAATTGCTGACCCTGACCTCCCGTGAGCAGGCGGTGCTGGAAGCCCTGATTGCCCGACCAGGCCGGGTCATGAGCAAGGAGCAACTGGCATCCCAGGTGTTTGGTCTTGATGAAGAAGCCAGCCCCGACGCCATCGAAATCTATGTTCACCGCCTGCGCAAAAAACTCGACGGTCAGCCGGTGGCCATCGTTACTTTTCGTGGTCTGGGCTATTTGCTGGAAGCCCGCGATGCATAA
- a CDS encoding sensor histidine kinase: protein MHKPSSLRWRLLWNLALLLVVLMIASGLSAYWNGREAADTAYDRTLLASARTIAAGLSHRDGTLSADVPYVALDTFAYDSAGRIYYQVNDINQKLISGYENLPGPPPGTPRTDDYPALARFYNAKYQGQNVRVVSLLKAVSEPNMNGMAEIRVAETDEARVSMARSLMADTLLRLGMLAIGALLLVWFAVSAALRPLERLRTAVEERQPDDLRPLPLVEVQHELGPLVRSLNHFTERLRGQFERQAQFIADAAHELRTPLAALKARLELGLRAEDPTTWRSTLETAAQGTDRLTHLANQLLSLARIENGARAIAEGGAQLLDLSQLARELGMAMAPLAHARGVALALEADEPVWLRGEPTLLNELLSNLVDNALAHTPPGGNVILRVAAPAVLEVEDDGPGIPLDERDRVFERFYRRNQLGMGSGLGLAIVGEICRAHLAQISLHDGELAGLKVRVSFNAG from the coding sequence ATGCATAAGCCCAGCAGCCTGCGTTGGCGCTTGCTGTGGAACCTGGCGTTGTTGCTGGTGGTGCTGATGATTGCCAGTGGTTTGAGCGCTTACTGGAATGGTCGTGAGGCCGCAGATACGGCCTATGACCGAACGCTGCTGGCATCGGCACGCACCATCGCCGCCGGGCTGTCCCATCGCGACGGCACCCTCAGTGCGGATGTGCCCTACGTGGCCCTGGATACGTTTGCCTACGACAGCGCCGGACGGATTTATTACCAGGTCAACGATATTAATCAGAAGCTGATTTCCGGCTACGAAAACCTGCCCGGCCCACCGCCGGGTACGCCACGCACCGACGACTATCCGGCGCTGGCGCGGTTCTACAACGCCAAGTACCAGGGGCAGAATGTGCGGGTGGTGAGCCTGCTCAAGGCCGTGTCCGAGCCGAACATGAACGGTATGGCGGAAATCCGCGTGGCAGAAACCGATGAGGCACGGGTCAGCATGGCGCGTAGCCTGATGGCAGACACCTTGTTGCGCCTGGGCATGCTGGCCATTGGCGCGTTGTTGTTGGTGTGGTTCGCGGTCAGCGCCGCGCTGCGGCCGCTGGAGCGTTTGCGCACGGCGGTGGAGGAGCGTCAGCCAGATGATTTGCGGCCGTTGCCATTGGTGGAGGTACAACATGAGTTGGGGCCTTTGGTACGTTCCCTCAACCATTTCACCGAACGTTTGCGTGGGCAGTTCGAACGTCAGGCGCAATTTATCGCGGATGCTGCCCATGAGCTTCGTACACCGTTAGCGGCACTCAAGGCCCGCCTGGAACTGGGCTTGCGCGCCGAAGACCCGACGACCTGGCGCAGTACCTTGGAAACGGCCGCCCAAGGCACCGATCGTCTGACCCACCTTGCCAACCAGTTGCTGTCCCTGGCCCGTATCGAAAACGGTGCCCGGGCGATTGCTGAAGGTGGCGCACAGCTGCTCGATCTCAGTCAGTTGGCTCGGGAGCTGGGCATGGCCATGGCACCCTTGGCCCACGCCCGCGGCGTCGCCCTGGCGCTGGAGGCGGATGAACCGGTTTGGCTACGGGGCGAGCCGACCTTGTTGAACGAGCTGTTGAGCAACCTAGTGGACAATGCCCTGGCCCACACGCCACCGGGCGGTAATGTGATCCTGCGGGTTGCCGCGCCGGCGGTACTGGAGGTCGAAGACGACGGTCCGGGAATCCCGCTGGATGAGCGGGATCGGGTGTTCGAGCGCTTTTATCGGCGCAATCAACTGGGCATGGGGTCGGGGCTGGGCCTGGCGATTGTCGGGGAAATCTGCCGGGCGCATCTGGCGCAGATCAGCTTGCATGATGGTGAGTTGGCGGGGTTGAAAGTACGGGTGAGCTTTAACGCAGGATAG
- a CDS encoding HDOD domain-containing protein, producing the protein MNKLAEKVQQALVEAIDNDDLVLPTLPEVALKIRQAAEDPEISISRLSKVIGRDTALSARLIKVVNSPLLRATQEVTDLHTAITRLGTNYSSNLAIGLVMEQIFHARSDVVEQKMRDVWRRSLEVAGVSYALCRNHSQLKPDQAALGGLVHQIGVLPILTYAEDRYELLADPVSLNHVIESIHPLLGDKLLRVWDFPEMLVDVPGQYLDLTRDSEKLDYIDVVQVAVLYCHKGTDHPLATVPLSTLPAFKKLRIDPQSRTFNTDLDEARSMFY; encoded by the coding sequence ATGAACAAGCTGGCGGAAAAAGTCCAACAGGCTTTGGTTGAGGCCATCGATAACGATGACCTGGTTCTGCCAACGTTACCGGAAGTGGCCCTGAAAATTCGTCAGGCCGCTGAAGACCCGGAGATCAGCATCAGCCGTTTGAGCAAAGTGATCGGCCGCGACACCGCCCTGTCGGCGCGGCTGATCAAAGTGGTCAACAGCCCGTTGCTGCGGGCGACCCAGGAAGTCACCGACCTGCACACCGCCATCACCCGGCTGGGCACCAACTACAGCAGCAATCTGGCCATCGGCCTGGTAATGGAGCAGATCTTCCACGCCCGCTCCGATGTCGTCGAACAAAAGATGCGCGATGTCTGGCGCCGCAGCCTGGAAGTGGCGGGCGTCAGCTATGCCCTGTGTCGTAATCACAGCCAACTGAAACCTGACCAAGCGGCTCTCGGTGGCCTGGTGCATCAGATTGGCGTGCTGCCGATCCTGACCTATGCCGAAGATCGCTACGAGCTGCTGGCCGATCCGGTCAGCCTCAACCATGTGATTGAAAGCATCCACCCGCTGCTGGGGGATAAACTGCTGCGGGTCTGGGACTTTCCGGAGATGTTGGTGGACGTGCCGGGGCAATATCTGGACCTGACACGCGACTCTGAAAAACTCGATTACATCGATGTTGTCCAGGTAGCGGTTCTGTATTGCCACAAAGGCACTGATCACCCGCTGGCCACGGTGCCCCTGTCGACCTTGCCGGCCTTCAAAAAGCTGCGCATCGACCCGCAAAGCCGTACGTTCAATACCGACCTGGATGAAGCACGGTCGATGTTTTACTGA
- a CDS encoding folate-binding protein YgfZ — MADSAFFCPLSHEGVLAVRGADAAKFLQGQLTCNLNYLSDTQASLGARCTQKGRMQSSFRILLQGDGVLLAMASELLEPQLADLKKYAVFSKSKLTDESAAWVRFGLSDADSTLVSLGLKLPPETDSVARTDELIAIRVSPGRAELWAPATQADTVRSHLAAHLKEGDLNQWLLGQIRAGIGQVMAQTRELFIPQMLNLQAVGGVSFKKGCYTGQEIVARMQYLGKLKRRLYRLSLNAGELPEPGTPLFSPSHNSAIGEVVIAARADQTIELLAVLQAEAADAGDVHVGTLEGPGLHLLDLPYSLDRDREIQR; from the coding sequence ATGGCTGACTCTGCTTTCTTCTGCCCCCTGTCCCACGAAGGCGTTCTCGCCGTCCGCGGCGCTGACGCTGCCAAGTTCCTGCAGGGACAACTGACCTGCAACCTCAATTACCTGAGCGACACCCAGGCCAGCCTCGGTGCCCGCTGCACCCAGAAAGGCCGCATGCAGTCGAGCTTTCGCATCCTGTTGCAAGGCGACGGCGTGCTGTTGGCCATGGCCAGCGAACTGCTGGAGCCACAACTGGCGGACCTGAAGAAATACGCCGTGTTTTCCAAATCCAAACTGACCGACGAAAGCGCCGCCTGGGTGCGTTTCGGTCTGTCGGATGCGGATTCGACACTGGTCAGCCTCGGCCTGAAACTACCACCTGAAACCGACAGCGTCGCCCGTACTGACGAGCTGATCGCCATTCGTGTCTCCCCTGGCCGCGCCGAACTCTGGGCACCTGCCACACAAGCCGACACCGTGCGCAGCCACCTGGCCGCACACCTGAAAGAAGGTGATCTGAATCAGTGGCTGCTGGGGCAGATCCGCGCCGGGATCGGCCAGGTCATGGCCCAGACCCGCGAACTGTTCATCCCGCAGATGCTCAACCTGCAAGCCGTTGGCGGTGTCAGCTTCAAGAAAGGTTGCTACACCGGCCAGGAAATCGTTGCCCGCATGCAATACCTGGGCAAGCTCAAGCGTCGTCTGTATCGACTGAGCCTGAACGCCGGCGAGCTACCCGAGCCAGGGACACCGCTGTTTTCACCCAGCCATAACAGCGCCATCGGCGAGGTAGTGATCGCCGCGCGGGCCGATCAAACGATTGAACTTCTAGCGGTACTGCAAGCCGAAGCAGCAGACGCCGGCGATGTGCATGTGGGTACGCTGGAAGGACCAGGCCTGCACTTGCTCGACCTGCCCTACTCACTGGACCGTGATCGTGAGATCCAGCGTTAA
- a CDS encoding succinate dehydrogenase assembly factor 2 — protein sequence MVEDVELNRLYWHSRRGMLELDVLLVPFVKEVYAHLNDVDRDCYRKLLECEDQDMFGWFMERAESEDPELQRMVRMILDRVQPK from the coding sequence ATGGTCGAAGATGTAGAACTCAATCGCCTGTACTGGCACAGCCGTCGTGGCATGCTTGAGCTGGATGTGTTGCTGGTACCGTTCGTCAAGGAGGTCTATGCGCACCTCAATGACGTTGACCGCGACTGCTACCGCAAGCTGCTGGAGTGTGAAGATCAGGACATGTTCGGCTGGTTCATGGAGCGGGCCGAATCGGAAGACCCGGAGCTGCAGCGCATGGTTCGGATGATTCTGGATCGTGTCCAGCCCAAGTAA
- the nadB gene encoding L-aspartate oxidase, whose protein sequence is MSQQFQHDVLVIGSGAAGLSLALTLPSHLRIAVLSKGDLANGSTFWAQGGVAAVLDDTDTVQSHVEDTLNAGGGLCNEDAVRFTVEHSREAIQWLIDQGVPFTRDEESGTDDGGFEFHLTREGGHSHRRIIHAADATGAAIFKTLLAQARQRPNIELLEQRVAVDLITEKRLGLPGERCLGAYVLNRASGEVDTYGARFTILASGGAAKVYLYTSNPDGACGDGIAMAWRSGCRVANLEFNQFHPTCLYHPQAKSFLITEALRGEGAHLKLPNGERFMQRFDPRAELAPRDIVARAIDHEMKRLGIDCVYLDISHKPEAFIKTHFPTVYERCLAFNIDITKGPIPVVPAAHYTCGGVMVDQQGRTDVPGLYAIGETSFTGLHGANRMASNSLLECFVYARSAAADILEQLPRIPVPSALPRWDASQVTDSDEDVIIAHNWDELRRFMWDYVGIVRTNKRLQRAQHRVRLLLDEIDEFYSNYKVSRDLIELRNLAQVAELMIRSAMERKESRGLHYTLDYPQMLPEARDTILVPATYGD, encoded by the coding sequence ATGAGCCAACAGTTTCAACACGATGTTCTGGTGATTGGCAGCGGTGCGGCGGGGTTGAGCCTTGCACTGACCTTGCCGAGCCATTTGCGCATAGCCGTACTGAGCAAAGGCGACCTGGCCAATGGCTCGACCTTCTGGGCCCAAGGTGGTGTCGCTGCGGTATTGGATGACACCGACACCGTGCAATCCCACGTTGAAGACACCCTTAACGCCGGTGGCGGCCTGTGCAACGAAGACGCAGTGCGCTTTACCGTCGAGCACAGTCGCGAAGCCATCCAGTGGCTGATCGACCAAGGAGTGCCCTTCACCCGGGACGAAGAGTCCGGCACCGACGACGGTGGTTTCGAGTTCCACCTGACCCGCGAAGGCGGCCACAGCCATCGGCGCATCATCCATGCTGCCGATGCCACGGGCGCGGCCATTTTCAAGACACTGCTCGCCCAGGCCCGGCAGCGCCCCAACATCGAACTATTGGAACAGCGCGTCGCCGTCGACCTGATCACCGAAAAGCGCCTGGGCCTTCCGGGAGAACGCTGCCTCGGCGCCTACGTGCTCAATCGTGCCAGTGGCGAAGTCGACACCTACGGTGCCCGCTTCACCATTCTGGCCTCGGGCGGCGCAGCCAAAGTCTACCTCTACACCAGCAACCCCGACGGCGCCTGCGGTGACGGCATCGCCATGGCCTGGCGCTCGGGCTGCCGGGTGGCCAATCTGGAGTTCAACCAGTTCCACCCCACCTGCCTGTATCACCCGCAAGCCAAGAGCTTCCTGATCACCGAAGCCCTGCGCGGTGAAGGCGCGCACCTGAAACTGCCCAACGGCGAACGCTTCATGCAGCGCTTCGACCCACGGGCCGAGCTGGCACCTCGAGATATAGTGGCCCGAGCCATCGACCACGAGATGAAGCGCCTGGGCATCGACTGCGTCTACCTGGACATCAGCCACAAGCCCGAAGCCTTCATCAAGACGCACTTCCCGACAGTCTATGAGCGCTGCCTGGCCTTCAATATCGACATCACCAAAGGCCCGATCCCGGTGGTCCCGGCGGCGCACTACACCTGCGGCGGCGTGATGGTCGACCAGCAAGGCCGCACGGATGTGCCCGGCCTGTACGCCATCGGCGAGACCAGCTTCACCGGCCTGCACGGCGCCAACCGCATGGCCAGCAACTCACTGCTGGAGTGTTTCGTCTATGCCCGTTCTGCGGCTGCCGACATCCTAGAACAACTGCCGCGTATCCCGGTGCCGTCCGCACTGCCCCGCTGGGACGCCAGCCAGGTCACCGACTCCGACGAAGACGTGATCATCGCCCACAATTGGGACGAGCTACGGCGCTTCATGTGGGACTACGTAGGGATTGTGCGCACCAACAAGCGCCTGCAACGGGCGCAGCACCGGGTGAGATTGCTGTTGGACGAAATCGACGAGTTCTACAGCAACTACAAGGTCAGCCGCGACCTGATCGAGCTGCGCAACCTGGCCCAGGTAGCCGAATTGATGATCCGTTCAGCCATGGAGCGCAAGGAGAGCCGAGGCCTGCATTACACCCTTGACTACCCGCAGATGCTGCCCGAGGCCCGGGACACTATTCTGGTGCCAGCCACCTACGGCGACTGA
- the rpoE gene encoding RNA polymerase sigma factor RpoE — protein sequence MLTQEEDQQLVERVQRGDKRAFDLLVLKYQHKILGLIVRFVHDTHEAQDVAQEAFIKAYRALGNFRGDSAFYTWLYRIAINTAKNYLVSRGRRPPDSDVSSEDAEFYDGDHGLKDLESPERALLRDEIEGTVHRTIQQLPEDLRTALTLREFDGLSYEDIASVMQCPVGTVRSRIFRAREAIDKALQPLLQEN from the coding sequence ATGCTAACCCAGGAAGAGGATCAGCAGCTGGTCGAGCGTGTTCAGCGCGGCGATAAGCGGGCATTTGATCTGCTAGTGCTGAAATACCAGCACAAAATTCTCGGGTTGATCGTGCGGTTTGTGCACGACACCCATGAAGCCCAGGATGTTGCGCAGGAAGCCTTTATCAAGGCGTACCGTGCACTTGGCAATTTTCGCGGTGACAGTGCGTTTTACACGTGGCTATACCGCATCGCCATCAACACGGCGAAGAACTATCTGGTTTCTCGCGGTCGCCGCCCACCCGATAGTGATGTGAGTTCGGAAGATGCAGAATTTTACGATGGTGATCACGGCCTCAAAGATCTCGAGTCGCCGGAGCGTGCATTGCTGCGCGACGAGATTGAAGGCACGGTCCATCGAACTATTCAGCAACTGCCAGAAGATTTGCGTACGGCATTAACTTTACGTGAGTTCGATGGTCTGAGTTACGAAGACATTGCGAGCGTTATGCAGTGTCCGGTGGGGACCGTTCGCTCCCGGATTTTCCGGGCCCGGGAAGCCATCGATAAAGCCCTGCAGCCGTTGTTGCAGGAAAACTAA
- a CDS encoding sigma-E factor negative regulatory protein: MSRDALQESLSAVMDNEADELELRRVLNAFDDAETRDTWSRYQVARAVMHKDLLIPRLDIAAAVSAALADEAVPTKAARGPWRSLGRLAVAASVTVAVLAGVRLYNQDEIAGAELAQQTQQPVMAGPQVKGPAVLAGYKESSDATGPMANGVLQGQSGWQDQRLPGYLRQHAQQSALKGTESALPYARAASLENR; encoded by the coding sequence ATGAGTCGTGATGCCCTGCAGGAATCGCTGTCCGCAGTGATGGATAACGAAGCGGATGAATTGGAACTTCGTCGGGTGCTTAATGCATTTGACGACGCCGAAACCCGTGATACCTGGTCTCGTTACCAAGTCGCTCGGGCGGTGATGCACAAGGATCTATTAATCCCTCGTCTGGATATTGCTGCGGCCGTTTCTGCTGCGCTGGCTGATGAAGCCGTTCCGACAAAGGCTGCTCGCGGTCCTTGGCGTAGCCTGGGTCGCCTGGCAGTAGCTGCCTCGGTGACCGTCGCTGTATTGGCCGGTGTTCGCCTGTACAACCAGGACGAAATCGCCGGTGCCGAACTGGCCCAGCAAACCCAGCAACCGGTCATGGCCGGCCCGCAGGTCAAGGGCCCGGCAGTGCTGGCAGGCTACAAGGAAAGCTCTGACGCTACCGGGCCAATGGCCAATGGTGTGCTTCAAGGTCAATCCGGCTGGCAGGATCAGCGTCTGCCAGGTTATCTGCGCCAGCACGCCCAGCAATCGGCGCTCAAAGGCACCGAAAGCGCTCTGCCATACGCCCGCGCTGCAAGCCTGGAAAACCGCTAA
- a CDS encoding MucB/RseB C-terminal domain-containing protein has product MRAIPLLALLLSGWFAVPAHADEAQDWLTRLGHAEQQQSFQGTFIYERNGSFSTHDIWHRVQNGQVRERLLQLDGSAQEVVRVDGRTQCVSGTLVAGLGDSPDASARALDPQALKAFYDLAVIGKSRVAGRNAVIVALTPRDQYRYGFELHLDRETALPLKSLLLNDQGQLLERFQFTQLNTSDVPDDHELQPSGDCKPVVASSNKESEVDTPQAWNLDWLPPGFQLTSSRARKDSKTNVVVNSLMYGDGLARFSVFFEPLNGAAVTETRTQLGPTVAVSRRLTAPEGEVMVTVVGEIPIGTAERIALSVRSGTTPAKP; this is encoded by the coding sequence ATGCGCGCCATACCGCTCCTTGCGCTCTTGCTCAGTGGCTGGTTTGCAGTACCTGCCCATGCCGACGAAGCCCAAGACTGGCTGACTCGTCTTGGGCATGCAGAGCAGCAGCAAAGCTTCCAGGGCACCTTCATCTACGAGCGTAACGGTAGTTTTTCTACCCATGACATCTGGCATCGCGTCCAGAATGGTCAGGTCCGTGAGCGGCTGTTGCAGCTCGACGGCTCCGCCCAGGAAGTTGTGCGTGTCGATGGACGCACCCAGTGCGTCAGCGGCACTTTGGTTGCCGGACTCGGCGACTCACCTGACGCCTCCGCCCGCGCCCTTGATCCACAAGCACTTAAAGCGTTCTACGACCTTGCCGTGATAGGCAAGTCGCGTGTCGCTGGCCGTAATGCCGTGATCGTGGCTCTGACGCCCCGTGACCAATATCGCTATGGCTTCGAGCTGCATCTGGACCGTGAAACCGCGCTGCCACTGAAATCCTTGTTGCTCAATGATCAGGGGCAGTTGCTGGAGCGTTTCCAGTTCACTCAATTGAATACCTCTGATGTACCCGACGATCATGAGTTACAGCCCAGCGGCGACTGTAAGCCGGTAGTGGCCTCCAGCAATAAAGAGTCGGAGGTTGATACCCCCCAAGCATGGAATCTGGATTGGTTGCCGCCGGGCTTCCAGTTGACCAGCAGTCGCGCCCGCAAGGACTCCAAGACCAACGTTGTCGTCAACAGCCTGATGTATGGCGACGGGCTGGCGCGCTTCTCGGTGTTTTTTGAGCCACTCAACGGTGCTGCGGTCACCGAGACTCGTACCCAGCTAGGGCCGACAGTCGCTGTTTCACGACGCCTGACCGCTCCTGAGGGTGAAGTAATGGTGACGGTAGTTGGCGAAATCCCCATCGGTACCGCTGAACGAATAGCCCTGTCTGTACGCAGTGGTACGACGCCCGCCAAGCCGTGA